Proteins co-encoded in one Acipenser ruthenus chromosome 3, fAciRut3.2 maternal haplotype, whole genome shotgun sequence genomic window:
- the LOC117394804 gene encoding ras-responsive element-binding protein 1-like isoform X1: protein MSRRKQPNPNKVKLMESAAEAKADAEITPSTAVAGESTNQKESLATAQAEKDNGAGKNCESLAPANENGVGPNSSDGVDLSSINSMMSTVMGVGTIDGNRENSPLKTPTKSPGPNRTGRRNQEAKEEKSTFICPLCEKNCMTQHQLTMHIRQHNSDSGGTDHSCSICGKSLSSASSLDRHMLVHSGERPYKCSVCGQTFTTNGNMHRHMKIHVKDPSTAVPSPPSPMKRRRLSAKRKLSHEGEPVKEEEPLNKKVAGESLADEQETKADKELLHCPICFKTFICKYGLETHMETHPDTTPRCDLCCITFRTHRGLLRHNVVIHKQLPTDPSGKPFIQNNPLLPVGFNDLAFIDFSCRKFPNIAQVWCETNLRRCTSKFHRFVCETCNKAFPLQSALGLHLETHKGPQEEDKTKPKKDSSAQEEKKSFMASLGLQHISEVKPAKEDEMCAELENIKVIRVEPPKSNLPQEANCATGMNLPLLSQFAQNNMKVLSLQPFQKGFIIHPDNNIVVKPISIESGVELADIQQILKISSSAPTHTSLPPLSQAPPTLTQSIYKQMPTLKPKPLVTPRTMVAISTPPPLMNAQQASPGCISPSLPPPPLQLLKSPVESSSSNQSLQHQPGQEPNSSQLQLKTEPTEMKTQLEQDNIIDALMPMEVERKIKQEVSEEAITAETASKKGSFVRKGVYPCHVCDQVFAFSGVLRAHIRYHLGISPYQCNICDYIAPDKATLIRHLRTHSGERPYICRICHYPFSVKANCERHLRKKHMKVTRKEIEKNIEYVSCSTTDLPETMCTVPETACRYCGNDLKNYRALQIHMRTHNGCQKKPFECKECGAAFLAKRNCIHHLLKQHPQVQEKEIEDHIATTDPTAEVNKAGSPAPNPNPSEQSSYPLPQNGLVSGGFIPRPIKVEPVSCFSADLDQPLDFSNKSKSSGFVTIQQESSIHLPQLSRFHEGSMEPIDLSIPKNAGKMTAESPTEIKKEQPSPVTDNLFTSPTVFLGKSDLDKRMVAKHSQATLQASFQLPLPMTSSAALNSSNLLRPIRPKPLPPKPAVSKELPPLASIAQIISSVSSAPALLKREAPAASSNAVNGTPGSERNAKLKGLLSVTLVNSDAPNDPSLVAKSPHASQDDSTLCMSRKRGKKRATRNKPKATSTNVVDLESSGEFASIEKMLATTDTNKFSPYLQCTSDIKEEMDRNMSSEDEKEVPDEKLMKGKKNAYSNSLQKITCPFCPRVFPWASSLQRHMLTHTGQKPYPCPKCDAYFSTKSNCERHLLRKHGVANRSLRRNGVIPKSKVDDEGSQESAESNSEPELTSEDVLDLTTCQKEPAEFLQGSLENKDEQKDVAVEEQEPDEMETEPRPQTEDPEDDTQSNKSLDLNFASKLIDFKLSEGDQSGGCSSQDDRKHTCGSCGKSFKFAATLTRHEKVHSAKGQGESRSGRKITRKSAEAATDNVAQETDTFREKEAESLERTKESISGAERESEENISCAESASEDDSPAEKANDDKSDEDSSNQKEPKTSRAGGTNKADKRKKICNVCNKRFWSLQDLTRHMRSHTGERPYRCQTCERTFTLKHSLVRHQRIHQKMRGSEEEGAGSESESAHSGTSPPSENECEIITSITTLDEPPTGTSTATTTTASQPSPKAEKSLEQEGEAEEEEEEEGEMGQGQSESATKSAAETPSNFIQDLLDMHSKPTINHILPSNEPAPQLLEVE, encoded by the exons GAAGCCAAAGAAGAAAAGTCTACATTTATTTGCCCTTTGTGTGAAAAGAACTGCATGACACAACACCAGCTAACTATGCACATTCGACAG CACAACTCTGACAGTGGCGGTACAGACCACTCCTGCAGTATCTGTGGGAAGTCGCTGAGCTCAGCAAGCTCCCTGGATCGCCACATGCTGGTGCATTCTGGAGAGAGGCCTTACAAGTGTAGTGTCTGCGGCCAGACCTTCACCACCAACGGCAACATGCACAG gcacATGAAGATCCATGTGAAGGACCCCAGCACTGCAGTCCCCAGCCCCCCCTCTCCAATGAAACGCAGGAGGCTGTCAGCCAAGAGGAAGCTGAGCCACGAGGGGGAGCCTGTGAAGGAGGAGGAGCCACTAAACAAGAAG GTGGCAGGGGAGAGCCTCGCTGACGAGCAAGAAACTAAAGCAGACAAAGAATTATTGCACTGTCCCATCTGCTTCAAGACATTTATATGCAAATATGGGCTAGAGACGCACATGGAGACTCATCCTGATACCACACCCAG GTGTGACCTGTGCTGCATCACGTTCCGTACCCATCGTGGTCTGCTGCGACATAATGTCGTTATCCACAAGCAGCTCCCCACAGACCCTTCAGGCAAGCCGTTCATCCAGAACAACCCCTTGCTTCCAGTGGGCTTCAATGATCTGGCATTCATTGACTTCTCCTGTCGGAAATTTCCAAACATCGCCCAG gtcTGGTGCGAAACAAACCTGAGAAGATGCACTAGCAAATTCCACCGGTTTGTTTGTGAAACGTGCAATAAGGCTTTCCCCCTGCAATCAGCCCTCGGCCTCCACTTGGAAACCCATAAAGGACCTCAAGAAgaagacaaaaccaaacccaagAAGGACTCTTCAGCTCAAGAGGAAAAGAAGAGTTTCATGGCATCTCTGGGTTTGCAGCACATCTCGGAAGTGAAACCAGCCAAGGAGGACGAGATGTGTGCTGAGCTGGAGAATATCAAAGTAATACGGGTTGAACCACCCAAGTCTAACCTACCTCAGGAGGCCAACTGCGCCACCGGGATGAACCTTCCTCTCCTGTCACAGTTCGCTCAGAACAACATGAAAGTTCTGTCGCTGCAGCCCTTTCAAAAGGGCTTCATCATCCATCCCGATAATAATATAGTGGTCAAGCCCATCTCCATTGAGTCAGGGGTGGAACTGGCTGACATCCAACAGATCCTCAAGATATCTTCCTCTGCACCTACACATACCAgtcttccccctctctcccagGCCCCTCCCACTCTGACACAATCTATCTATAAGCAGATGCCAACTCTGAAGCCAAAGCCTTTGGTGACCCCCCGTACGATGGTGGCAATCTCCACTCCGCCCCCTCTCATGAATGCCCAGCAGGCCTCACCAGGCTGCATCAGTCCTAGCCTACCCCCTCCACCCCTCCAACTCCTTAAGAGCCCAGTGGAGTCTTCCTCCAGCAACCAGAGCCTGCAGCACCAGCCAGGGCAAGAACCCAACTCCTCTCAGCTGCAGCTTAAGACAGAGCCCACAGAGATGAAGACACAGCTAGAACAGGACAACATCATCGATGCCCTAATGCCTATGGAAGTTGAGAGGAAAATCAAGCAGGAAGTGAGTGAGGAAGCCATCACGGCAGAGACAGCCAGCAAGAAGGGCTCATTTGTAAGGAAAGGCGTCTACCCGTGTCACGTCTGTGACCAGGTCTTTGCATTctctggtgttctcagggctcaCATCCGCTATCACCTGGGCATCTCGCCTTACCAGTGCAACATCTGTGACTACATTGCCCCCGACAAGGCTACACTCATCCGCCACCTGCGTACCCACAGTGGAGAGAGGCCCTATATCTGCCGCATCTGCCACTACCCCTTCAGTGTCAAAGCAAATTGTGAGAGGCACCTACGCAAGAAGCATATGAAGGTCACGCGCAAGGAGATTGAGAAGAACATTGAGTATGTCTCCTGCTCCACAACTGACCTGCCTGAGACTATGTGCACCGTCCCTGAGACTGCTTGCCGGTACTGCGGGAACGACCTAAAGAACTACCGGGCTCTGCAGATCCACATGAGGACCCATAACGGGTGTCAGAAGAAGCCATTTGAGTGTAAAGAGTGTGGTGCTGCCTTCTTGGCCAAGAGGAACTGTATTCACCACCTCCTCAAGCAACACCCTCAAGTTCAAGAAAAAGAGATTGAGGACCACATCGCTACGACGGATCCGACTGCTGAAGTGAACAAGGCTGGGTCCCCCgcacctaaccccaaccccagtGAGCAGTCATCCTACCCTCTTCCTCAGAACGGACTGGTTTCTGGTGGTTTTATCCCACGCCCTATCAAGGTTGAGCCTGTGAGCTGCTTCTCTGCAGACCTGGACCAGCCTCTGGATTTTTCCAACAAGAGCAAAAGCTCTGGATTTGTTACCATTCAGCAGGAGAGCAGCATTCACTTGCCCCAGCTCTCCCGGTTCCATGAGGGTTCCATGGAGCCTATTGACCTCTCCATCCCAAAGAACGCTGGTAAAATGACAGCAGAATCACCAACAGAGATTAAGAAAGAGCAGCCATCGCCTGTGACTGACAATCTCTTCACATCCCCCACAGTCTTCCTAGGGAAAAGCGACCTGGACAAACGCATGGTGGCGAAACATTCTCAAGCCACTTTACAAGCCTCATTTCAGCTCCCTCTTCCCATGACTTCCTCGGCTGCGCTCAACAGCTCCAACCTGCTACGGCCAATAAGGCCCAAGCCATTGCCGCCTAAGCCTGCCGTGTCAAAGGAGTTACCCCCCTTGGCTTCCATAGCTCAAATCATCTCCTCTGTGTCCTCTGCTCCTGCCCTCCTGAAGAGAGAAGCTCCCGCTGCCAGTTCCAATGCAGTCAATGGCACCCCAGGATCAGAGAGAAATGCAAAACTGAAGGGACTGCTCTCAGTCACTCTAGTGAACTCTGATGCGCCTAATGATCCCAGTCTAGTGGCCAAAAGCCCACATGCTTCCCAGGATGACTCCACACTGTGCATGTCTAGGAAAAGGGGCAAAAAGAGAGCAACAAGAAACAAACCCAAAGCCACCAGCACCAATGTGGTGGACCTGGAGTCCAGTGGAGAGTTTGCCAGCATCGAGAAGATGCTTGCAACCACTGATACCAATAAATTCAGCCCATATCTGCAGTGCACCTCAGACATCAAAGAAGAGATGGACAGGAATATGAGCAGCGAGGATGAGAAGGAGGTGCCAGATGAAAAGCTTATGAAAGGGAAGAAGAACGCCTATTCCAACTCCCTGCAGAAGATCACCTGCCCCTTTTGCCCCAGAGTCTTTCCATGGGCCAGCTCGCTGCAGCGCCATATGCTGACTCATACAG GCCAGAAGCCCTACCCCTGTCCAAAGTGTGATGCCTATTTTTCCACCAAGTCTAACTGTGAGCGCCACCTCTTGCGTAAACATGGAGTTGCCAATCGCTCATTGAGAAGAAATGGCGTGATCCCCAAATCTAAAGTTGATGATGAAGGATCACAAGAAAGTGCAG AGAGCAATTCGGAACCAGAATTGACATCAGAAGATGTGCTTGATCTGACCACTTGTCAAAAGGAGCCGGCAGAGTTTCTGCAAGGAAGTTTAGAAAACAAGGATGAGCAGAAGGACGTTGCTGTTGAAGAGCAAGAGCCTGATGAAATGGAGACCGAGCCCAGACCCCAGACAGAGGACCCAGAAGATGACACCCAAAGCAACAAAAGCCTGGACTTGAATTTTGCAAGCAAGCTGATTGACTTCAAGCTGTCTGAAGGAGACCAGAGTGGTGGCTGCAGCTCCCAAGATGATAGAAAGCACACATGTGGCAGCTGTGGAAAGAGCTTCAAATTTGCTGCTACACTGACCCGCCATGAGAAAGTGCACTCAGCCAAGGGTCAGGGTGAAAGCAGGAGTGGGAGAAAAATAACCAGGAAATCTGCTGAGGCTGCTACAGACAATGTGGCTCAGGAGACAGATACATTCAGGGAGAAGGAAGCTGAGAGCCTGGAAAGAACAAAGGAAAGCATCTCTGGAGCTGAACGGGAAAGTGAGGAGAACATCAGCTGTGCGGAGAGCGCTTCGGAGGATGACTCGCCAGCAGAGAAAGCAAATGACGATAAGAGCGACGAAGATAGCAGCAACCAGAAGGAACCAAAGACAAGCAGGGCCGGAGGAACAAATAAGGCAGACAAGAGGAAGAAAATCTGCAATGTGTGTAACAAGCGGTTTTGGTCCCTGCAGGATCTGACACGACACATGAGATCTCATACAG GTGAGAGACCCTACAGGTGCCAGACGTGTGAGCGCACTTTCACATTGAAGCACAGCCTGGTGCGACACCAGCGCATCCACCAGAAGATGCGCGGGAGTGAAGAGGAGGGGGCCGGTAGCGAGAGCGAGTCGGCACACAGTGGCACCAGCCCACCCTCTGAGAACGAGTGCGAGATCATCACCAGCATTACTACCCTGGATGAGCCGCCTACAGGCACCTCgactgccaccaccaccaccgccagccaGCCTTCACCTAAGGCCGAGAAATCCTTGGAGCAAGAGGGggaggcggaggaggaggaggaggaggagggagaaatGGGGCAAGGTCAGAGTGAGTCTGCAACCAAGTCTGCCGCTGAGACACCAAGCAACTTCATTCAAGATCTGCTGGACATGCACAGCAAGCCCACTATAAATCACATCCTTCCATCCAATGAGCCTGCACCACAGCTTTTGGAAGTAGAGTGA
- the LOC117394804 gene encoding ras-responsive element-binding protein 1-like isoform X2 — MSRRKQPNPNKVKLMESAAEAKADAEITPSTAVAGESTNQKESLATAQAEKDNGGKNCESLAPANENGVGPNSSDGVDLSSINSMMSTVMGVGTIDGNRENSPLKTPTKSPGPNRTGRRNQEAKEEKSTFICPLCEKNCMTQHQLTMHIRQHNSDSGGTDHSCSICGKSLSSASSLDRHMLVHSGERPYKCSVCGQTFTTNGNMHRHMKIHVKDPSTAVPSPPSPMKRRRLSAKRKLSHEGEPVKEEEPLNKKVAGESLADEQETKADKELLHCPICFKTFICKYGLETHMETHPDTTPRCDLCCITFRTHRGLLRHNVVIHKQLPTDPSGKPFIQNNPLLPVGFNDLAFIDFSCRKFPNIAQVWCETNLRRCTSKFHRFVCETCNKAFPLQSALGLHLETHKGPQEEDKTKPKKDSSAQEEKKSFMASLGLQHISEVKPAKEDEMCAELENIKVIRVEPPKSNLPQEANCATGMNLPLLSQFAQNNMKVLSLQPFQKGFIIHPDNNIVVKPISIESGVELADIQQILKISSSAPTHTSLPPLSQAPPTLTQSIYKQMPTLKPKPLVTPRTMVAISTPPPLMNAQQASPGCISPSLPPPPLQLLKSPVESSSSNQSLQHQPGQEPNSSQLQLKTEPTEMKTQLEQDNIIDALMPMEVERKIKQEVSEEAITAETASKKGSFVRKGVYPCHVCDQVFAFSGVLRAHIRYHLGISPYQCNICDYIAPDKATLIRHLRTHSGERPYICRICHYPFSVKANCERHLRKKHMKVTRKEIEKNIEYVSCSTTDLPETMCTVPETACRYCGNDLKNYRALQIHMRTHNGCQKKPFECKECGAAFLAKRNCIHHLLKQHPQVQEKEIEDHIATTDPTAEVNKAGSPAPNPNPSEQSSYPLPQNGLVSGGFIPRPIKVEPVSCFSADLDQPLDFSNKSKSSGFVTIQQESSIHLPQLSRFHEGSMEPIDLSIPKNAGKMTAESPTEIKKEQPSPVTDNLFTSPTVFLGKSDLDKRMVAKHSQATLQASFQLPLPMTSSAALNSSNLLRPIRPKPLPPKPAVSKELPPLASIAQIISSVSSAPALLKREAPAASSNAVNGTPGSERNAKLKGLLSVTLVNSDAPNDPSLVAKSPHASQDDSTLCMSRKRGKKRATRNKPKATSTNVVDLESSGEFASIEKMLATTDTNKFSPYLQCTSDIKEEMDRNMSSEDEKEVPDEKLMKGKKNAYSNSLQKITCPFCPRVFPWASSLQRHMLTHTGQKPYPCPKCDAYFSTKSNCERHLLRKHGVANRSLRRNGVIPKSKVDDEGSQESAESNSEPELTSEDVLDLTTCQKEPAEFLQGSLENKDEQKDVAVEEQEPDEMETEPRPQTEDPEDDTQSNKSLDLNFASKLIDFKLSEGDQSGGCSSQDDRKHTCGSCGKSFKFAATLTRHEKVHSAKGQGESRSGRKITRKSAEAATDNVAQETDTFREKEAESLERTKESISGAERESEENISCAESASEDDSPAEKANDDKSDEDSSNQKEPKTSRAGGTNKADKRKKICNVCNKRFWSLQDLTRHMRSHTGERPYRCQTCERTFTLKHSLVRHQRIHQKMRGSEEEGAGSESESAHSGTSPPSENECEIITSITTLDEPPTGTSTATTTTASQPSPKAEKSLEQEGEAEEEEEEEGEMGQGQSESATKSAAETPSNFIQDLLDMHSKPTINHILPSNEPAPQLLEVE; from the exons GAAGCCAAAGAAGAAAAGTCTACATTTATTTGCCCTTTGTGTGAAAAGAACTGCATGACACAACACCAGCTAACTATGCACATTCGACAG CACAACTCTGACAGTGGCGGTACAGACCACTCCTGCAGTATCTGTGGGAAGTCGCTGAGCTCAGCAAGCTCCCTGGATCGCCACATGCTGGTGCATTCTGGAGAGAGGCCTTACAAGTGTAGTGTCTGCGGCCAGACCTTCACCACCAACGGCAACATGCACAG gcacATGAAGATCCATGTGAAGGACCCCAGCACTGCAGTCCCCAGCCCCCCCTCTCCAATGAAACGCAGGAGGCTGTCAGCCAAGAGGAAGCTGAGCCACGAGGGGGAGCCTGTGAAGGAGGAGGAGCCACTAAACAAGAAG GTGGCAGGGGAGAGCCTCGCTGACGAGCAAGAAACTAAAGCAGACAAAGAATTATTGCACTGTCCCATCTGCTTCAAGACATTTATATGCAAATATGGGCTAGAGACGCACATGGAGACTCATCCTGATACCACACCCAG GTGTGACCTGTGCTGCATCACGTTCCGTACCCATCGTGGTCTGCTGCGACATAATGTCGTTATCCACAAGCAGCTCCCCACAGACCCTTCAGGCAAGCCGTTCATCCAGAACAACCCCTTGCTTCCAGTGGGCTTCAATGATCTGGCATTCATTGACTTCTCCTGTCGGAAATTTCCAAACATCGCCCAG gtcTGGTGCGAAACAAACCTGAGAAGATGCACTAGCAAATTCCACCGGTTTGTTTGTGAAACGTGCAATAAGGCTTTCCCCCTGCAATCAGCCCTCGGCCTCCACTTGGAAACCCATAAAGGACCTCAAGAAgaagacaaaaccaaacccaagAAGGACTCTTCAGCTCAAGAGGAAAAGAAGAGTTTCATGGCATCTCTGGGTTTGCAGCACATCTCGGAAGTGAAACCAGCCAAGGAGGACGAGATGTGTGCTGAGCTGGAGAATATCAAAGTAATACGGGTTGAACCACCCAAGTCTAACCTACCTCAGGAGGCCAACTGCGCCACCGGGATGAACCTTCCTCTCCTGTCACAGTTCGCTCAGAACAACATGAAAGTTCTGTCGCTGCAGCCCTTTCAAAAGGGCTTCATCATCCATCCCGATAATAATATAGTGGTCAAGCCCATCTCCATTGAGTCAGGGGTGGAACTGGCTGACATCCAACAGATCCTCAAGATATCTTCCTCTGCACCTACACATACCAgtcttccccctctctcccagGCCCCTCCCACTCTGACACAATCTATCTATAAGCAGATGCCAACTCTGAAGCCAAAGCCTTTGGTGACCCCCCGTACGATGGTGGCAATCTCCACTCCGCCCCCTCTCATGAATGCCCAGCAGGCCTCACCAGGCTGCATCAGTCCTAGCCTACCCCCTCCACCCCTCCAACTCCTTAAGAGCCCAGTGGAGTCTTCCTCCAGCAACCAGAGCCTGCAGCACCAGCCAGGGCAAGAACCCAACTCCTCTCAGCTGCAGCTTAAGACAGAGCCCACAGAGATGAAGACACAGCTAGAACAGGACAACATCATCGATGCCCTAATGCCTATGGAAGTTGAGAGGAAAATCAAGCAGGAAGTGAGTGAGGAAGCCATCACGGCAGAGACAGCCAGCAAGAAGGGCTCATTTGTAAGGAAAGGCGTCTACCCGTGTCACGTCTGTGACCAGGTCTTTGCATTctctggtgttctcagggctcaCATCCGCTATCACCTGGGCATCTCGCCTTACCAGTGCAACATCTGTGACTACATTGCCCCCGACAAGGCTACACTCATCCGCCACCTGCGTACCCACAGTGGAGAGAGGCCCTATATCTGCCGCATCTGCCACTACCCCTTCAGTGTCAAAGCAAATTGTGAGAGGCACCTACGCAAGAAGCATATGAAGGTCACGCGCAAGGAGATTGAGAAGAACATTGAGTATGTCTCCTGCTCCACAACTGACCTGCCTGAGACTATGTGCACCGTCCCTGAGACTGCTTGCCGGTACTGCGGGAACGACCTAAAGAACTACCGGGCTCTGCAGATCCACATGAGGACCCATAACGGGTGTCAGAAGAAGCCATTTGAGTGTAAAGAGTGTGGTGCTGCCTTCTTGGCCAAGAGGAACTGTATTCACCACCTCCTCAAGCAACACCCTCAAGTTCAAGAAAAAGAGATTGAGGACCACATCGCTACGACGGATCCGACTGCTGAAGTGAACAAGGCTGGGTCCCCCgcacctaaccccaaccccagtGAGCAGTCATCCTACCCTCTTCCTCAGAACGGACTGGTTTCTGGTGGTTTTATCCCACGCCCTATCAAGGTTGAGCCTGTGAGCTGCTTCTCTGCAGACCTGGACCAGCCTCTGGATTTTTCCAACAAGAGCAAAAGCTCTGGATTTGTTACCATTCAGCAGGAGAGCAGCATTCACTTGCCCCAGCTCTCCCGGTTCCATGAGGGTTCCATGGAGCCTATTGACCTCTCCATCCCAAAGAACGCTGGTAAAATGACAGCAGAATCACCAACAGAGATTAAGAAAGAGCAGCCATCGCCTGTGACTGACAATCTCTTCACATCCCCCACAGTCTTCCTAGGGAAAAGCGACCTGGACAAACGCATGGTGGCGAAACATTCTCAAGCCACTTTACAAGCCTCATTTCAGCTCCCTCTTCCCATGACTTCCTCGGCTGCGCTCAACAGCTCCAACCTGCTACGGCCAATAAGGCCCAAGCCATTGCCGCCTAAGCCTGCCGTGTCAAAGGAGTTACCCCCCTTGGCTTCCATAGCTCAAATCATCTCCTCTGTGTCCTCTGCTCCTGCCCTCCTGAAGAGAGAAGCTCCCGCTGCCAGTTCCAATGCAGTCAATGGCACCCCAGGATCAGAGAGAAATGCAAAACTGAAGGGACTGCTCTCAGTCACTCTAGTGAACTCTGATGCGCCTAATGATCCCAGTCTAGTGGCCAAAAGCCCACATGCTTCCCAGGATGACTCCACACTGTGCATGTCTAGGAAAAGGGGCAAAAAGAGAGCAACAAGAAACAAACCCAAAGCCACCAGCACCAATGTGGTGGACCTGGAGTCCAGTGGAGAGTTTGCCAGCATCGAGAAGATGCTTGCAACCACTGATACCAATAAATTCAGCCCATATCTGCAGTGCACCTCAGACATCAAAGAAGAGATGGACAGGAATATGAGCAGCGAGGATGAGAAGGAGGTGCCAGATGAAAAGCTTATGAAAGGGAAGAAGAACGCCTATTCCAACTCCCTGCAGAAGATCACCTGCCCCTTTTGCCCCAGAGTCTTTCCATGGGCCAGCTCGCTGCAGCGCCATATGCTGACTCATACAG GCCAGAAGCCCTACCCCTGTCCAAAGTGTGATGCCTATTTTTCCACCAAGTCTAACTGTGAGCGCCACCTCTTGCGTAAACATGGAGTTGCCAATCGCTCATTGAGAAGAAATGGCGTGATCCCCAAATCTAAAGTTGATGATGAAGGATCACAAGAAAGTGCAG AGAGCAATTCGGAACCAGAATTGACATCAGAAGATGTGCTTGATCTGACCACTTGTCAAAAGGAGCCGGCAGAGTTTCTGCAAGGAAGTTTAGAAAACAAGGATGAGCAGAAGGACGTTGCTGTTGAAGAGCAAGAGCCTGATGAAATGGAGACCGAGCCCAGACCCCAGACAGAGGACCCAGAAGATGACACCCAAAGCAACAAAAGCCTGGACTTGAATTTTGCAAGCAAGCTGATTGACTTCAAGCTGTCTGAAGGAGACCAGAGTGGTGGCTGCAGCTCCCAAGATGATAGAAAGCACACATGTGGCAGCTGTGGAAAGAGCTTCAAATTTGCTGCTACACTGACCCGCCATGAGAAAGTGCACTCAGCCAAGGGTCAGGGTGAAAGCAGGAGTGGGAGAAAAATAACCAGGAAATCTGCTGAGGCTGCTACAGACAATGTGGCTCAGGAGACAGATACATTCAGGGAGAAGGAAGCTGAGAGCCTGGAAAGAACAAAGGAAAGCATCTCTGGAGCTGAACGGGAAAGTGAGGAGAACATCAGCTGTGCGGAGAGCGCTTCGGAGGATGACTCGCCAGCAGAGAAAGCAAATGACGATAAGAGCGACGAAGATAGCAGCAACCAGAAGGAACCAAAGACAAGCAGGGCCGGAGGAACAAATAAGGCAGACAAGAGGAAGAAAATCTGCAATGTGTGTAACAAGCGGTTTTGGTCCCTGCAGGATCTGACACGACACATGAGATCTCATACAG GTGAGAGACCCTACAGGTGCCAGACGTGTGAGCGCACTTTCACATTGAAGCACAGCCTGGTGCGACACCAGCGCATCCACCAGAAGATGCGCGGGAGTGAAGAGGAGGGGGCCGGTAGCGAGAGCGAGTCGGCACACAGTGGCACCAGCCCACCCTCTGAGAACGAGTGCGAGATCATCACCAGCATTACTACCCTGGATGAGCCGCCTACAGGCACCTCgactgccaccaccaccaccgccagccaGCCTTCACCTAAGGCCGAGAAATCCTTGGAGCAAGAGGGggaggcggaggaggaggaggaggaggagggagaaatGGGGCAAGGTCAGAGTGAGTCTGCAACCAAGTCTGCCGCTGAGACACCAAGCAACTTCATTCAAGATCTGCTGGACATGCACAGCAAGCCCACTATAAATCACATCCTTCCATCCAATGAGCCTGCACCACAGCTTTTGGAAGTAGAGTGA